ggagaaatactgaagaaatggcaataacagtactgcaggagaaatactgaagagatggcaataacagtactgcaggaCAAATATGAAAGcaatggcaataacagtactgcaggagaaatactgaagaaatggcaataacagtactgcaagagaaatactgaagaaatggcaataaaagtactgcaagagaaatactgaagaaatggcaataaaagtactgcaagagaaatactgaataaatggcaataacagtactgcaggagaaatattaatttaatggcGATAACAACAGTACTGCaagagaaatactgaagaaatggcaataacagtactgcaagagaaatactgaagaaatggcaattaCAGTAtactgcaggagaaatactgaagaaatggcaataacatttctgcaagagaaatactgaagaaatggcaataacagtactgcaagagaaatactgaaaaaatggcaataaaagtactgcaagagaaatactgaagaaatggcaataacagtactgcaggagaaatactgaagaaatggcaataacagtactgcaagagaaatactgaagaaatggcaataacagtactgcaggagaaatatGAAAGcaatggcaataacagtactgcaggagaaatactgaagaaatggcaataacagtactgcaagagaaatactgaagaaatggcaataacagtactgcaagagaaatactgaagaaatggcaataacagtactgcaggagaaatactgaagaaatggcaataacagtactgcaagagaaatactgaagaaatggcaataaaagtactgcaagagaaatactgaagaaatggcaataaaagtactgcaagagaaatactgaagaaatggcaataacagtactgcaggagaaatactgaagaaatggcaataacagtactacaggagaaatactgaagaaatggcaataacagtactgcaggagaaatactAAATAATTGAAGACTATGCTATCTGAAGATTAGTATTGTTGTATTTAAAGAATAACAAGAATAACAActtgttaataaaaaaagaaaactgaGATGTTGATGTAATTAGAAGGCAAAGTAACAATTTTGCAGACACTTAATAGGTCACCAACTTCTGTACATTTGTACAGAGATGttctaacaattattttatgctAAAAAGTGCACCGTTAGTAAAGAATAATAACgtaaagattaaaaataaataactttcaACAGACAGTCTCAAGTGAACCAAAAGATATAAATAATTTCCAGGAAATTTGAAACGTTGAGGTATGAATGGATAAATGGACAATAAGGATTTATTACACCCATCTATTAGTCTGGAAAATTAATGGTTTTGAATCTAAATAATCAGATATTGATATAGGAATTTCATCTGTATGCCTAATTAAATGCACAGATCTTTGACATGGGAAGAAAAACAAGATACCAAACTCAGAAAGAAATCACAGAATCAAAGTTTAAAGTCAATTCATCActaaatttttataaaaaaaacacctaaaaacaagtacaaatttaaaaaacaaggccaacagccattaagtcgcgtgctacaatgcatagtgataccggaccgacagaccgacagacagaccgaccgaccgacctaccaactgaccgaaattactgaacatgtttaaaaatgttgaaatgtttaaacatttatatttttaaaatttacacgtgcgtagcctgtcacttttgacgtgcccgtataacgtaatttcgagttgaaaagtaagtcaagaaaacagaaatcgggcaaaaagagtgagtaataacatttaacgcgcagtgcgcgcgcaaaaatctgcgtactcatggcaattttgtaaatgcttaaaattgcctgaaacgtactcttatttcatcgaaaataaattttgaaaattttaagcgcgcgtacgcatgcgttacatgcgctacgcacgtaattgtattgccatatgatgatttatgccctgaaatttatgagtaccaaattttatttaattgtgattcatggttgtgaagatatgattacaaacgtgatttcgttaaatcgtgcgtagaccgcgtaattttttattgcgcaccgtgaaaacataaccacatcgattcctggccataaggaatatactgtgaaaaattgacttagctagattaaactgatatcaagataaggtcagaaagcgataaaacgcatagtgataccggaccgacagacagaccgaccgacagatcgaccgacatagtgaactatagagtcacgtccacgcgactaaaaacacaaaataaaatcttATTTCCAAAGGAATTCAAGGTAAAAGATACTTAATACTTTTTAAAAGTTGATTTGTGTCATTTGAAAGTTTGTTCCATAATTAAGGTTGATCGATATACTTGTTCTTTTACCTTGTGTATTTTTCCATGATGGTTCAATAAGTGTGTAAGTATAATTAAGAAAGACAAAACATAACAAAACCACCATGAAATTAAAAACTTTGAATTCGAACCAAGGAGCTGAGAAATTGGATGGGTATGGGAGCTCATTTATATTAGAGTTATTTCACAACCTTGTGCAAGTAGCATGTTAGTCTTATGTAACTCAACTGTGAGCTATTTTCTAAACACACAGTTCTGATGACAATGAAGTACTTGTACAATGGTATGTGCCAACCAATCTAGTCTTCAGAAATTTAAGGGATTAAGAAATAAGATTTCTTTATGTAATGGACAATATACTTGTATAAAGTTGCTTTCTGGAATTAATCCTTTAATTGAAAGATATAATGACAACTTTGTtagaaaaaaatactatttcCAGAAATAGAAAGGCATGATTAACAGAAATGTATAAAGAAATGTTTGCATATCCTGATCAATACCCTGATCAATGTACAATGTACTAATTGTTCCGACATTAAAAAATTCAATTAATGcacaaaaatgttaatgttcGGTTGCAATAGTAAAGTTAGAATGATAGAGGGCGCATGACCTAAGTTATCATACACTGTTTTGGAAATTTCGATTTTACTTCATGTTTCTAGTTaggaaatattataaaataataaaattcataatCAATGATaaggaattttttttaatagtttctaCAACAGCATGGATTAGTAAATTTGATTCTCATATGTACTTCTAGGGCTGTCAATATTTGGCAAATACGGTAATATTAAAGCAAAAATAAGCTCACATCCTTCATTCattcaatacaaaacaaataataaaaataatggaaCATCcacttactttttttttttaaattttcattttaggcaaattgccaaggattaccacaagtgaattcattcactatccttctcaaAGATGGCAATCCCATTCACAAgtcaaacatatacacaagatgctctacataaacaaagacttattatttaatctttgggagtggagttgtaaattgtcatgagaaaaaaccctgacatatgacaggacttgaactcaggacccttagattggtagaaaagcatcataaccaccaagccacagctttTAGTATTACCTTTTGTTTAGCTTTAATTGGCATCAACCTCTGAATCTTCTGTAAAGTGTATGGCATCAACTCTTTCTAGTGAGAAAGGCGTGTTTGAAAACGGTGTCATCGTACCCAGAGGCGGATCCAGAAAGTGGGAGGGGGAAATTGTAGCACTTGGGTTACATGCTTCTTTAAAGctaaaatgacattatgaactacttttgatatctatttttgacagactatacaatatatttatattatgataGCCCTTGTTAGAAAAATCCTTGATCCGCCTCTGGTATCTACATGAATGTACTTGGTGATTGGTGGTCGTCTGTCAAAATAACTCGTGCAGGTTTAAAATGTGTGAATTGTTAATATGATTCAATAATGTGTTAATAATGTGTTAATACTGAATGAACACTAACAGAACAAAACAAGTTATATATAACAACAATAGTTTATTTTGAACAATATAGATTTCATAGCAAAAGAGTTAGAAAACAGTGACAATTAAGtgttttaaatcataaaattgccttttgtttattttctttaatcATCTGAGCTATCACTGTCCGTACTGCTGTCAGAGTCTCGCTCAAGTCGTCGCCGACTGGAAGAATGTTTCTGCTTGCTTCTGTGtttatgctttttttttgtgaaagagaaaaaacatattttcatactATGTTTTgctattgtaattattaaaagctctgcaacaataataaaatgttaaattaccATCTCCTTGGTCTACAGTTCTGAAAGAGTCTTAATTTAGAATGGTTGGTTATAGTTCCTATCATGCATTTACAGGCATTTAAATGAAGCAAAGTTAGAGGGGCTGGTAATTGCAGCGAGTGACAAACACCAAATAAACAGATTTACCTTTTAACTGAAGCATTTAACTGAATATTTATAGGGGCTGAACTGAAGGATAATAATAGGGTTGTTAATTGGAGCAAGtgacaaatattaaataaatagatttACCTTTTAACTGAAGCATTTAACTGAATGATATTTAGAGGGGATGGACAGAAGGATAATTGGAGACTATAGGCTGTTAAAATTGGGTTCAGtaataaatactaaataaaCACTTATAGACGTacctttttttctttcttgtgTTTGCTTTTATGCTTCTCCTTCTTCCTTCGTTTATGTTTATGTTTCTTTTCATCATCTACATGTctctttaattttgtttgtttgtaatttttgtCATTGTTCTTAATCTTACTTTCTCTTTTTTCTTTACTTATATAtaaatgtttgtgtttatttgAGTTAGATGAATTCGCCCCTGAACTTTCACTGGGCGGTGGAGGTAGCGCCGGACCATACATATCATCTGGGGTGGCTTTCGTCTCAACTATAGCAGGTAAATCATTGCTCTCGTTTTTGTTAGATGAAGGTTCCGAGATTGATAGGTTATTATCAGTCATTGAACCTTGGAATATTTCACTAATTTCTTTTCTGCTTTTTTTCAATTGATCTAGAAAAAAGAAAGagtttatttattgatattcaCAGTATTATGTGCTCAAAggaagaaaaaacctaaataaaaataacgcATCTAAGCCCAATAAGTTTTTCTCAAACACCCataatcagtgcaaagttgtgATTGCCcataccaggtacccatttgtacccctgggtggagagaggcaaacataagtaaagTATATTGCCTAAAGATACCAGTAATGCAACAAGCGCGTTGGATTCGAATCCACGATCAGTATTCCGACATCCAATACACTGCGCCACACTCTGTCACCTAAGAGAGAATAAGAAGTTATAACTATCTCGCCTTCTATTTCTTGACTTAATTTATTCTCCTCttcttttttcttgttttcttcCTCACTTTCATTGTCAGATGAATTGTCACTATCTTCTGATGACTCATCTTGAAAGATAGCCTTAAATAAATCCATTGAAGGCCGTTTTTCTTCAGCTATTTCCTCTTCTTCAGactacaaataattaatatataccATAAAAGAAACCAAACAATTTACACACAGATGGTTTTATTAGGTTTGTTAAGTGGTCGGATGCAATTTCGTCAAATCTAGGTCCAGGTGACGACATTGGATTCTGTAATAGACATATGCATTTAACGTTTTTGTACAGTCGTCGCAAACATTTTAGTGGACAACAATGAGTTATGGTAACGTCCTAGAAAGCTccctattaaatatttttatgtaattGTCCCACAAATACTGATTacatgtaaagctctgtctacattgtcaaactagtttgacaaaaaattgtgatgtgccaaaatatggtagtgatatgctcaaatatggtatggatatgacatcatcatgtccatatataggcgcATCACATTCAGtattgacagagctttagaaataaatgaataaattacatACTTTGGTCTTGGCAGGTTCCTTCACTATTGTATTTTCCTCCACtgatttaaaatttgaaaatatacCACCTGATTGTAGAATTGGATGCACAGGTTTGGCAGGTTTAATTATATCAACCTCTTctgttaaaaaaacacaaataaaaaataacattgtcttcCAATGCACATAATTCTAGTATTCTTCTAAATATATTGATTTGACATAAATATTGCCATATTGCAGAACACACTCTtgctttatattatataaaatacaatgtgCTTATACTCTTTATTgcaaaatattatacaaaaacaattggCTAAAGCAATCTGGCTAAAGCAAGGTCATTAACTACAActctatacactatcaaacttgatgtgcccatatatggacacggtgATGTCAtgttactaccatatttgggcacatcatattttttttctactatATTAAACTTATCAAATTACAATCTTTACCTTGTAAAGGTTGTGATATGTTTTGGTTTTCTGAACTGCTATCCCAGCTAGGAACTGACATGAAGTTGTAAATAGAAGCCTTCTCTTTCTTGATGGTTGGTATACCAATTATTGAAGATCTATGAAATacaagattaaaaatatatctttCTTAAAATGAATACTCTACCCTACAAAAACTTTGAAGAAAAGGTTTTAAGCTATGTCCACACCAAGTTCGGGCTTGCTATAGTGTCCGGAGAAAACTCTATGTTATGTTTTTCAGCTTTATATATGCACATAGCTGCGTGACAACGAAACACtgatttttaatttgatttgcCTGAATTGGCTGGAACAAGTATGAAAGACCCTTAAGAAAAGTTTAAGCTACATTTACATTAAGCTTTGATTTTGTGAACGCATATTTACCCTAGATATGGATCAGGAATATTAAAACGCTTGCAGAGTAATCTGTCAGGATGCCATTCAAATGTGTTCCTCGTTAAATGTCCAAACATCTTCATCTCAGCAGCTTTTACTTGTTCTCCTTTTCCACTCTAAAAACAACTACTGTATTAATCATCATtaagcctattttccactaggTGAATTTAATCATGCGAATCGAAAATGTCAGGTTATATGAATGCATAGAGAAGGATTTAGacgatggaaacatgaatatgtATGCGTATAAGCTGCCGCGTACGATTCgtgcgaacaaattcgcctagtggaaaatcggctttatgAAAATTTTAACAAGGCATTAAGCTTTCATAGTCTTATGCACTAACTAGTGGATGTGCTTCGCAAATAACAATTGTTCTGTGAAATATTTCTTGGGTACTTCATAGTGAAAAAAAGAGTATAATGTAATGTATAAAATGGTATACAGTAGAAGCCATTAAGGAGACACATTACgatgaaactttattttaacactacagtcaacCTCTATTCAGACACCTCTATTATGGAGACAAGTTGAGGTACAAAAGTGTCTCCCTTAATAAGTGTTCTACTGTAGCTTGTGAACAAAGGTTAGGACATGCTTATTCAACTACTTCTTTCCTCTTGATGGGTGAGTTGTATAGCAACTAGCTGTAGCAAATTCATATCTATCATTCACTATTTCGTCAAACGCACATTACAACGGTACAATTGTAGCTACCAATTAAGCTTgcttcccactagagacgcaatgcaaggagGTTGCTTTTCATTGGTGAACTTACTTGGATTGCATCTACATCCTTGTCTGGCATCTCTAGTAGGACCTAAGCTTTAGAAAGCAATCTTTTTACTTGTAATCTACTAAGATACTTatgttaaaagaaaaacatttttaccgTTTGACCTGGTTGTACATCCACCTTGCTGTCATCGTCATCAGCATATTTAGCTATTGTAAACCTAGATGCCATTGCACTTGAGAGGGGCTTATAGAGTACAGAGGCTCTGGTAAACTCATCATGTTCCCTCCGACGTTCCCACTCCGTCATAGTGTCTGTCACTGCAgctaaaatgaattaattgatcAAAGTgtgtaaattataaatagacaATACATTACTACAAGATAGTGTAAATAGAGAACTAAATTCAACAAATCAATGAAAAGTTAAAATTACTCAAAtgagaaagaaaaaaataaatacaatcaaaCCTATTACCGTATATCTAATGGTATAATCCCATCCTGCGAAAACACACATTTGGGCCGACTTTgggggtgggactatacccggggacACCCTGATTCAAGACAAAATTGATAGGTaagcattttttgtaaaaactcatctgaactggctagagagagaggtctacatccagaccaaaagtcaaCACTGGGATTATACCCtgggatatgcctgtttgtgaaacaaacaaacataaagtAGGGGTGGGATTAGACCCAAGGATATACGGTAATATAATCATAACTGCTAAACGTACTATCAGAGCCTTTGCCTTTGTTTTTCAAGAAATCTTCATATCGCTGCTGTTTGGCAGGATCTTTAACAAACGGCTTAAAACTCAACATTCCACTAACTGTTGGTGCTAGAGTACTTTCAGGTACAACTGGTTGAGAGGGTTGTGCAAACCTTGACTCCATCTTAGCCCTCTGAGCGCTGACTAGGCTAGCAACAGCTGATTCTATGTCTTGCTGGTTGACAGTAGATGGAGGCTGGTATGATGGCTTTGAGGTTTCTTGTGGATCAACTTTTGAAACAGCTTTCTTTTTTATCTCTTTTAATTCTGGAGCTGTACAAATAAGAAGAAAATGTATGCTAAAAAATTATGCATATTTCTGAATCAAAACTGATTAAAATTGCTAGATTCATTAAACATTAGTTAAAACTAACTTTTTAGCCAATTAGTTTCCTCTTTAACCAATTAGTTTCCTCTAAGTTCCTATTTAACCAAATGATTTAGTAAACTAAGTTCGCAGTCAATCTATTCCTAGTTGGTTGCCCAAATAACCTAGGCCTAAATGTATACCTTACCTGGTAATTGTTCTTCACCCAGTAAAGCTCCTCTCTGTATTGCACTCATAGTGAATAATTTACTTGTAAACTTAGGCCCAGCCGGTTGAACATTCTCCATACTATGATGTGGTTTAAAATCCCTTGGCAACTCGGGAGCGGGATAAACCTAAAGGAAATTATTATGAAACATTAGTAAAGTTCAGCTTCCTGATGAATTGCATCTGGAATGCTAACAATACAGAGAACATAAAAAATTACCTCATTGATAGCTTCCCAAATTTTAAATCAAGCGAAGTTAAAGCTACCACAGTACTGTAAACATTCATAGTGATCTATTTGCTTCAAAGCATATGTGGCATCAATGTTTTGCAAAAAGagttagtttgacaaaaaaagtgtgatgtacacGAATATGGCAGTGATGCCTTAATAAGGTAGTGGTATGCATCATCCTTTTCATAtatgctaacttttctggctgttttactttatcgttttgatttagcttttcgcttttttttttgtatccagccactgatacccacagcattgtcattttttcagtaattttccatATATATGCGCATCATTTTTTTCAAAGTTtaattgtgtagacagagcttaagaaagtATCAAACTGTGCCTTTACCTTATTTGGTGGTCTGGAGTTAGCGGATAGTGTGAAACCATCTAAAAGTTTGGAAATATGACTAACATCtttaactaaaatgtataaaaaaagaatgtatttaGTAAATCGGAATTAAATGAGTAAATGGAGCTTTAGCTTGTCCCTCATGACTGTAAAACTACTTTACTCCTTAGTAGgccttatattttatatatttcataCGACTTTGAAAGTCCATTAAATGTAACAGCTTCAAGTGGAGCATCCAGAAAAGAGGGCGGGGGGGAGATTATCTGCATCATATATACTATTTAATTTCTAAATCTGAATTTCTTACATCTTGATTTTAAAGGTTTGTTTGCCTTGGAAGATGAAACCTCATCTCCAATGAACTGATCATAATTTGACATGTGATCCGTAGAGTAAATATCATCATCTTGATCTTCAAAAGCACCAACACCAAATGCCTGTAtagcaataaacataaaaataaacgaaATATGTATTACACCCGCGATAATTAAATACTTTACATACCTTGGTAATAACCAGACCTCTTAATAATCcattaatatgaaataaatatgcaaatGGTCATCTTTGTATTTAAATATGAATACGAAAAATGATACATAAAATGTGTAACACAGTTTCTTAtcccctgtctacactatcaaactttatgtgacaaaaaaatgtgatgtgcccatatatgga
This region of Antedon mediterranea chromosome 8, ecAntMedi1.1, whole genome shotgun sequence genomic DNA includes:
- the LOC140057556 gene encoding G patch domain-containing protein 1-like isoform X1, which codes for MAADDSDDEETFVTYGTPVEILDEDAPRKKPTLIEAQVVTDKQGRRRFHGAFSGGFSAGYYNTVGSQKGWTPSTFVSSRSKKEEKKHQQPEDFMDEDDFGEYGIAPRQITTTDTYDQQEDRKKKVRVDIDGGVIPGHAPLQDLIQPNRESIGIRLLRKMGWRHGQGIGPRQKQRQDKVYGCAISQADGDQSSEDEYAQGHYFAPKDVESFKFRTKDNQHGIGYKGIDSRTAMFGGHEHLNLFEKQPIATKSSSGKLGMRGVAFGVGAFEDQDDDIYSTDHMSNYDQFIGDEVSSSKANKPLKSRFKDVSHISKLLDGFTLSANSRPPNKVYPAPELPRDFKPHHSMENVQPAGPKFTSKLFTMSAIQRGALLGEEQLPAPELKEIKKKAVSKVDPQETSKPSYQPPSTVNQQDIESAVASLVSAQRAKMESRFAQPSQPVVPESTLAPTVSGMLSFKPFVKDPAKQQRYEDFLKNKGKGSDTAVTDTMTEWERRREHDEFTRASVLYKPLSSAMASRFTIAKYADDDDSKVDVQPGQTSGKGEQVKAAEMKMFGHLTRNTFEWHPDRLLCKRFNIPDPYLGSSIIGIPTIKKEKASIYNFMSVPSWDSSSENQNISQPLQEEVDIIKPAKPVHPILQSGGIFSNFKSVEENTIVKEPAKTKSEEEEIAEEKRPSMDLFKAIFQDESSEDSDNSSDNESEEENKKKEEENKLSQEIEDQLKKSRKEISEIFQGSMTDNNLSISEPSSNKNESNDLPAIVETKATPDDMYGPALPPPPSESSGANSSNSNKHKHLYISKEKRESKIKNNDKNYKQTKLKRHVDDEKKHKHKRRKKEKHKSKHKKEKKHKHRSKQKHSSSRRRLERDSDSSTDSDSSDD
- the LOC140057556 gene encoding G patch domain-containing protein 1-like isoform X2, with protein sequence MAADDSDDEETFVTYGTPVEILDEDAPRKKPTLIEAQVVTDKQGRRRFHGAFSGGFSAGYYNTVGSQKGWTPSTFVSSRSKKEEKKHQQPEDFMDEDDFGEYGIAPRQITTTDTYDQQEDRKKKVRVDIDGGVIPGHAPLQDLIQPNRESIGIRLLRKMGWRHGQGIGPRQKQRQDKVYGCAISQADGDQSSEDEYAQGHYFAPKDVESFKFRTKDNQHGIGYKGIDSRTAMFGGHEHLNLFEKQPIATKSSSGKLGMRGVAFGVGAFEDQDDDIYSTDHMSNYDQFIGDEVSSSKANKPLKSRFKDVSHISKLLDGFTLSANSRPPNKVYPAPELPRDFKPHHSMENVQPAGPKFTSKLFTMSAIQRGALLGEEQLPAPELKEIKKKAVSKVDPQETSKPSYQPPSTVNQQDIESAVASLVSAQRAKMESRFAQPSQPVVPESTLAPTVSGMLSFKPFVKDPAKQQRYEDFLKNKGKGSDTAVTDTMTEWERRREHDEFTRASVLYKPLSSAMASRFTIAKYADDDDSKVDVQPGQTSGKGEQVKAAEMKMFGHLTRNTFEWHPDRLLCKRFNIPDPYLGSSIIGIPTIKKEKASIYNFMSVPSWDSSSENQNISQPLQEEVDIIKPAKPVHPILQSGGIFSNFKSVEENTIVKEPAKTKSEEEEIAEEKRPSMDLFKAIFQDESSEDSDNSSDNESEEENKKKEEENKLSQEIEDQLKKSRKEISEIFQGSMTDNNLSISEPSSNKNESNDLPAIVETKATPDDMYGPALPPPPSESLYISKEKRESKIKNNDKNYKQTKLKRHVDDEKKHKHKRRKKEKHKSKHKKEKKHKHRSKQKHSSSRRRLERDSDSSTDSDSSDD